In Deltaproteobacteria bacterium, the following proteins share a genomic window:
- a CDS encoding cytochrome c3 family protein: MKKKVILLAGAILLIYSSAYGAYNTDCMSCHGKKDFYSQFPHVDQKGMYIAPDKITGSAHTGISCIQCHTEIKGYPHKNPTAKVNCARCHKQQAESFFKSIHSKVSNGPGCVTCHGSHDIKGKPYLESTAGKKAMINICANCHKEQPVDEETTKSGYEWVNSYKESVHGVAFLKKGISVAAVCTDCHGSHDIEPSTDQNSKINKLNIPVTCSKCHEPIYAKYVQSIHWHAVKDKHIMAAPVCTDCHGEHKILKPTNPKSSVYAKNIPTTCSKCHSSVTMAKKYNLPLGRLSTYENSFHGIALKFGNLEAANCASCHGTHEILPSSDPRSSINKANLVKTCGRCHPNASADFVKGKIHVIVNKHGEKGPYYVRIFYTWFIGILITIFVVYVIFDLINIRRKKIIRRKHE; this comes from the coding sequence ATGAAAAAAAAAGTAATACTATTGGCAGGAGCTATACTGTTAATTTATAGCAGTGCTTATGGCGCGTACAATACTGATTGTATGAGCTGTCATGGAAAAAAAGATTTTTATAGCCAATTCCCTCATGTAGATCAAAAAGGTATGTACATAGCCCCAGATAAAATAACAGGATCTGCACATACCGGAATAAGCTGTATACAGTGTCATACTGAGATCAAAGGGTATCCTCACAAAAATCCGACAGCAAAGGTAAATTGTGCAAGATGTCATAAACAGCAGGCAGAGTCATTTTTTAAAAGTATTCATAGTAAAGTCTCCAACGGACCCGGTTGCGTTACCTGTCATGGCTCCCATGATATTAAAGGCAAGCCATATCTTGAATCAACTGCGGGGAAAAAAGCCATGATTAACATCTGCGCTAATTGTCACAAAGAACAACCCGTTGATGAAGAGACAACCAAATCGGGTTATGAATGGGTAAACTCTTATAAGGAAAGTGTTCATGGCGTCGCCTTTCTTAAAAAAGGTATTTCTGTCGCAGCCGTTTGTACCGATTGTCACGGCTCGCATGATATAGAACCCTCTACTGATCAAAACTCAAAAATAAACAAACTTAATATTCCGGTAACATGCTCAAAATGCCATGAACCAATATATGCAAAATATGTGCAAAGCATTCACTGGCACGCTGTAAAGGATAAGCACATAATGGCTGCACCTGTTTGTACTGATTGTCATGGAGAGCACAAAATCCTAAAACCAACGAATCCTAAGTCGAGTGTTTACGCTAAAAACATACCAACAACATGCTCAAAATGCCATAGCTCGGTAACAATGGCAAAAAAGTATAATTTACCGCTTGGAAGGTTATCTACTTATGAAAATAGTTTTCATGGAATAGCACTTAAATTCGGGAATCTTGAAGCAGCAAATTGTGCAAGCTGTCATGGAACCCATGAAATACTGCCGTCAAGTGATCCGAGATCATCAATAAATAAGGCAAATCTTGTAAAGACATGCGGAAGATGTCATCCAAATGCAAGTGCTGATTTTGTTAAAGGTAAAATCCACGTAATTGTCAATAAGCATGGAGAGAAGGGACCGTACTATGTAAGGATATTTTATACATGGTTTATAGGTATTTTAATCACAATCTTTGTAGTGTATGTAATATTTGATCTTATAAACATCCGTAGAAAAAAAATCATAAGGAGAAAGCATGAATAG
- a CDS encoding type II secretion system protein GspK, translated as MSGIKGQVLIIVLLVIAILSAVVVEFAYTTRVNMDITMRIRDSVQARRISIAAIDIEKSILLSDMNISPNADYEVYGELNTGMQLWSQIPNFPLPITIKDQTIGIARGLISDESGKFDLNALVGSDTITINHTLDGICRNMFEKLKLDPSVVDAIEDWITSGEMPRPNGAKSDYYEGLTPPYTAKDAPMDSITELNMIKGINPKTFNLLMGGSDKAGVLPVPDAMDSPYFTVFPEFYNPASPYRINVNTASPLLLAAMYNLDDSQVQDIISARQQKPFLSIGDFTNELVKIGIDLNNPAVQAVNGYIDVKSDYFSIDGIGIINESGSYVIRTVVYRNRQTHAFTILYWREQPFNM; from the coding sequence ATGAGCGGGATAAAAGGGCAGGTGCTGATCATCGTTTTGCTCGTCATAGCTATACTGTCTGCTGTTGTCGTTGAGTTTGCATATACGACAAGGGTGAACATGGATATTACCATGCGTATAAGGGACAGCGTACAGGCGCGGCGCATATCTATTGCAGCTATAGATATAGAAAAAAGCATATTACTGTCCGATATGAATATAAGTCCCAATGCTGACTATGAGGTTTATGGAGAGCTTAATACGGGTATGCAGTTGTGGTCTCAGATACCAAATTTCCCTTTACCCATTACGATAAAGGATCAAACAATTGGCATAGCACGAGGCTTGATAAGTGATGAATCGGGTAAATTTGATTTGAATGCACTTGTCGGTTCCGATACTATTACTATAAACCATACACTTGATGGAATATGCAGGAACATGTTCGAGAAATTAAAACTTGATCCCTCTGTTGTTGATGCAATTGAGGACTGGATAACCTCTGGAGAGATGCCAAGACCGAACGGTGCAAAAAGCGATTATTATGAGGGCTTGACACCTCCATATACTGCAAAGGATGCACCAATGGATTCAATAACGGAACTGAACATGATCAAAGGAATAAACCCCAAAACCTTTAACCTGCTTATGGGAGGTTCAGACAAGGCTGGAGTTTTACCTGTGCCTGATGCAATGGACAGTCCATACTTTACAGTGTTTCCAGAGTTTTATAATCCCGCATCTCCATACAGGATCAATGTCAACACAGCATCTCCCTTACTTCTGGCAGCGATGTACAATCTTGATGATTCTCAGGTTCAAGATATAATTTCTGCACGCCAACAGAAACCTTTCTTAAGTATTGGCGATTTTACAAACGAGCTTGTAAAGATCGGTATTGATCTCAACAATCCGGCTGTTCAGGCTGTTAATGGATATATTGATGTCAAAAGTGATTACTTTTCTATTGATGGTATCGGAATAATTAATGAAAGCGGTTCTTATGTTATAAGGACAGTGGTATACAGAAATAGACAAACCCACGCATTTACAATACTTTACTGGAGAGAACAGCCGTTCAATATGTAA
- a CDS encoding cytochrome b/b6 domain-containing protein: MADRYKTSKEHFIEELENHLIESLGIKDDQELVNMAKRLIKAVAENDLEPLLDTKLKKIYRIIKKEQKAREKTNKKEQWKEDTFQRFNIYFRIQHIMLFISVIILIITGLPIKFPNAVASKIIMHILGGIAVQGIIHRVGAVLLIAFYLFHTLYSMFNKEGRRDWFALLPRVKDGKDVVRMVKYFFGLSKEKPKFDRFSYIEKFDYWAVYWGGIVMVGSGLIMWFHNLTMMYLPKYVYDIAREAHSDEALLATLTIVIWHFYNVHFNPSRFPGSLVWWHGKLTREQMIDEHPLEYDRISKQVEKE; encoded by the coding sequence GTGGCAGATAGATATAAAACTTCTAAAGAACACTTTATAGAAGAACTTGAAAATCATTTGATAGAATCACTTGGAATAAAAGATGATCAAGAACTCGTTAATATGGCAAAGAGGCTTATAAAAGCAGTTGCGGAGAATGACCTTGAGCCATTATTAGATACGAAACTGAAAAAGATATACAGGATCATAAAAAAAGAGCAAAAAGCCAGGGAAAAAACGAACAAGAAAGAACAATGGAAAGAGGATACATTTCAACGGTTTAACATTTATTTCAGGATTCAGCATATAATGCTTTTCATAAGTGTCATTATTTTGATTATAACAGGTTTACCTATAAAATTCCCAAATGCTGTAGCGTCCAAAATCATAATGCACATATTGGGCGGGATAGCGGTTCAAGGCATAATCCATAGGGTAGGTGCAGTGCTTTTAATCGCTTTTTATTTGTTCCATACATTATATAGTATGTTTAACAAAGAGGGCAGAAGGGATTGGTTTGCGCTTTTGCCGAGGGTAAAAGACGGCAAAGATGTTGTTCGGATGGTAAAGTATTTTTTTGGGTTATCAAAAGAAAAACCAAAATTTGATAGATTCAGCTATATTGAAAAGTTTGACTACTGGGCGGTCTACTGGGGTGGAATTGTAATGGTTGGTTCAGGGCTTATCATGTGGTTTCATAATTTAACCATGATGTATCTGCCAAAATATGTATATGATATTGCAAGAGAAGCCCATAGTGATGAGGCGCTACTGGCCACACTAACAATTGTTATCTGGCATTTCTATAATGTTCATTTTAATCCAAGCAGGTTTCCCGGGTCACTTGTGTGGTGGCATGGAAAGTTGACCAGAGAACAGATGATCGATGAGCATCCGCTGGAATACGATAGGATATCAAAACAAGTAGAGAAGGAATAG
- a CDS encoding prepilin-type N-terminal cleavage/methylation domain-containing protein has translation MKKSGFTLIEALISLSILAVILSFIYLSFFTAFRAKSYVEHRNAIYQIGREILLHMQREITSAYLSVSPAGSISPYTYFVGISDEWKGNPLDKLYFDSLSHVNIPIANGILGSDYSAIGYDFKIDPDKTIVSMIRYETPFFTTAPLTQGPGFVVSDRVVSLTLLYFDSHVNQWTNQWDTRLSGRGYLPYAVLIEIILKDKSGAEIPFREIVHLRMAQ, from the coding sequence ATGAAAAAATCCGGGTTTACATTGATAGAGGCTTTGATCTCCTTATCCATACTTGCGGTTATACTATCCTTCATATACCTTTCTTTTTTTACGGCGTTCAGGGCAAAATCTTATGTAGAACACAGAAATGCGATTTACCAGATCGGCAGAGAGATATTACTTCACATGCAAAGAGAGATAACATCGGCATACCTTTCCGTATCCCCTGCCGGAAGCATAAGCCCTTATACATATTTTGTCGGGATAAGCGATGAATGGAAGGGGAATCCCCTTGATAAACTGTATTTTGATTCGCTTTCTCACGTTAATATTCCTATAGCAAACGGCATTTTAGGCTCCGATTATTCAGCAATAGGATACGATTTTAAAATTGATCCAGATAAAACGATTGTATCTATGATCAGATACGAGACTCCATTCTTTACAACAGCGCCGCTAACACAGGGGCCAGGGTTTGTAGTCAGTGATCGGGTTGTGAGTCTCACGCTGCTGTATTTTGATTCTCATGTAAATCAGTGGACGAATCAATGGGATACAAGACTTTCGGGAAGGGGCTATCTGCCTTACGCTGTTCTTATTGAGATCATACTTAAAGACAAAAGCGGAGCTGAGATACCATTCAGAGAGATAGTTCACCTTAGGATGGCTCAATGA
- a CDS encoding type II secretion system GspH family protein, with the protein MINMSNRHHLEKGFSLLELLVGVAILAVGLLSIQSLENQNIDASNYTNDLSIAMMLANYRLEEEQIKAEFGSFSPPIKSFSQQFPSFKIDVKTDTGIGLPIDLPLNLPPIILVNVSWQFHGNTDNFTLIDYIKTHAMVPQI; encoded by the coding sequence ATGATAAATATGTCGAACCGCCATCATCTTGAGAAGGGGTTCTCACTGCTTGAACTTCTGGTCGGGGTTGCTATCCTGGCTGTAGGGCTGCTTTCAATACAATCTTTAGAGAATCAGAATATAGATGCATCAAACTATACAAATGATCTCAGTATAGCAATGATGCTTGCAAACTATAGGCTTGAAGAGGAACAGATAAAAGCTGAGTTTGGGAGTTTTAGCCCGCCGATAAAATCTTTCTCACAACAGTTTCCATCATTTAAAATCGACGTAAAAACGGATACGGGAATAGGTCTGCCAATAGATTTACCTTTAAACCTACCTCCGATAATTTTGGTTAACGTAAGCTGGCAGTTTCACGGTAATACCGATAATTTTACACTCATAGATTATATTAAAACTCATGCGATGGTACCACAGATATGA
- the gspF gene encoding type II secretion system inner membrane protein GspF — protein sequence MPVFEYKGFSSKGKTIKGIIEADSQRAARIKLKESGIYATDFKQEIEHASETASQSSISDLLTRIKQQEVAIATRQLASLLSAGLTLIDSIEALVEQMDNIKLKKVLSNVKSKINEGSSLADALKVAPKVFPEFYINMVAAGESSGALDIVLQRLADYIENQVKLKYKIIATMVYPAIMVSLATIVVIALMTFVIPKVSMLFRDVHQTLPLFTRVLIFISNTLNSYWYLFLLMLIGIFYIVRWYIRTDRGKRKFESMLFNMPVFGKLIRMTIVARFARTLSTLLKSGVPVVKAMDIVKTIVNNTIIEEAIEKAKVAIVEGSTIAAPLKASGVFPPMVTRMITVGEQSGELEGMLEKVASTYEDNVTTAVSALTALLEPILILMMASIVLFIILSVLVPIFEMNQLVH from the coding sequence ATGCCCGTATTCGAGTATAAAGGTTTTTCTTCCAAGGGGAAAACAATAAAAGGTATTATAGAGGCTGACAGCCAGCGTGCAGCAAGAATTAAACTTAAGGAGAGCGGAATATATGCAACTGATTTTAAACAGGAGATAGAACATGCATCGGAAACCGCGTCTCAGAGCAGCATCTCCGATCTTTTAACAAGGATAAAGCAGCAGGAAGTTGCTATTGCTACAAGGCAGCTTGCAAGCCTTCTCAGTGCAGGGCTTACACTTATAGATTCCATTGAAGCACTTGTAGAACAGATGGATAATATAAAATTAAAAAAAGTTCTCAGTAATGTTAAGTCAAAGATAAATGAAGGCAGCTCTCTTGCTGATGCACTTAAGGTTGCTCCAAAGGTTTTCCCCGAGTTTTATATAAATATGGTTGCTGCGGGTGAATCAAGCGGTGCCCTTGATATTGTCCTGCAGAGGCTTGCAGATTATATTGAAAATCAGGTAAAATTAAAATATAAAATAATTGCAACAATGGTTTATCCTGCGATTATGGTATCTCTTGCAACAATTGTTGTTATAGCATTGATGACATTCGTTATACCAAAGGTGTCAATGCTTTTTAGAGATGTACATCAAACCCTCCCACTTTTTACAAGAGTGCTTATCTTTATAAGTAATACTTTGAATTCTTATTGGTATTTGTTCTTGCTGATGCTGATAGGAATTTTTTATATTGTTAGATGGTATATAAGAACGGATAGAGGCAAAAGAAAATTTGAGTCCATGTTGTTTAATATGCCTGTCTTTGGTAAACTCATAAGAATGACGATAGTTGCTAGATTTGCAAGGACGCTGTCCACTCTTTTAAAGAGCGGGGTACCTGTTGTTAAAGCAATGGATATCGTAAAAACTATTGTAAATAATACGATTATTGAAGAGGCAATAGAAAAGGCAAAAGTAGCGATAGTCGAAGGTTCTACTATCGCGGCTCCTTTAAAGGCAAGCGGCGTATTCCCGCCTATGGTGACAAGAATGATCACGGTGGGAGAGCAGAGCGGTGAGCTTGAAGGCATGCTTGAAAAAGTGGCAAGCACTTACGAAGATAATGTAACAACAGCGGTTAGTGCTTTAACAGCCTTACTTGAGCCTATACTGATATTAATGATGGCAAGTATAGTGCTATTCATAATACTATCGGTGCTGGTACCGATATTTGAAATGAATCAGCTTGTACATTAG
- a CDS encoding patatin-like phospholipase family protein has product MTNKRPLENMINEDARKKRTPLKIGLCLSGGAIRGVAHVGVLRVLYNEFVPIDFIAGSSAGSIVAGLYSLYGYHASWEAFENTLKSRSIFQFKKRKGSELFDSSYFRSWLKELFGDATFDDVKIPLEITALDIRSGKTVYISEGYLRDAIYASCAIPGAWKPAKIDDMILVDGSFGNDVPVDWLRQRGADIIIVSIVNIYNEYLYGSGFSLSRILKLMTSSNIAKPIITTVGTALEYGTKNMKDLDRKPIKALLRTMAVFGRNFDKQKWGTDADVKIVPNVGDFYSSNPGYIPHKSRLEFVAAGAIATWKKIPHIKYLLKDIESQKELSLTASEKIKKRISDVKKSVLQVVS; this is encoded by the coding sequence ATGACGAACAAAAGACCTTTAGAAAATATGATCAATGAAGATGCCAGAAAAAAAAGAACACCATTAAAAATAGGATTATGTCTGAGTGGAGGGGCAATAAGAGGTGTGGCGCATGTTGGTGTATTAAGGGTACTTTATAATGAGTTTGTCCCAATAGATTTTATAGCAGGCAGCAGTGCCGGTTCAATAGTAGCAGGTCTATATTCCCTTTATGGCTATCATGCAAGCTGGGAGGCATTTGAAAATACATTAAAGAGCAGATCCATTTTCCAATTTAAAAAGCGTAAAGGCAGTGAGCTTTTTGATTCGTCATATTTCAGAAGCTGGTTAAAAGAGCTTTTTGGTGACGCTACTTTCGATGATGTTAAAATACCGCTTGAGATTACGGCACTTGACATAAGATCAGGTAAAACAGTTTATATAAGCGAAGGGTATCTTAGAGATGCAATATATGCATCATGTGCAATACCGGGGGCGTGGAAACCCGCAAAAATAGATGATATGATACTTGTAGACGGTTCGTTTGGCAACGATGTCCCTGTTGATTGGCTAAGGCAAAGGGGTGCGGACATTATTATAGTCTCAATAGTTAACATATATAATGAATATCTATACGGCAGCGGTTTTTCGTTATCCAGAATACTAAAACTCATGACTTCAAGTAACATCGCCAAACCCATCATCACAACTGTAGGGACCGCTCTCGAATATGGAACAAAAAATATGAAAGATCTGGACAGAAAACCTATAAAAGCACTTTTAAGAACAATGGCAGTATTTGGAAGAAACTTTGATAAACAAAAATGGGGCACCGATGCTGATGTAAAAATAGTCCCCAATGTCGGTGACTTTTATTCAAGTAATCCAGGTTACATACCTCACAAAAGCCGGCTTGAATTTGTTGCAGCAGGAGCTATTGCAACATGGAAAAAAATACCGCACATAAAATATTTGCTCAAAGATATAGAATCACAAAAAGAGCTTTCTCTAACCGCTTCAGAAAAGATAAAAAAAAGAATAAGTGATGTAAAAAAATCTGTTTTACAAGTAGTGAGTTAA
- the gspG gene encoding type II secretion system major pseudopilin GspG yields MKKETGFTLIEIMVVVLIIGLLATLVAVNVIPRKEEADKVKARADIKSLETALKLYYLDNHMYPTTEQGLKALTDKPTTGQIPCCWRDGGYIEGGHIPKDPWDNDYVYMSPAPDGKPYVIMSYGPNGKQGAADNKGVITNWDVNE; encoded by the coding sequence ATGAAAAAAGAAACAGGTTTTACGCTTATAGAGATAATGGTAGTAGTACTGATCATAGGTTTGCTCGCAACACTTGTTGCTGTTAATGTGATTCCGAGAAAAGAAGAAGCGGATAAAGTAAAGGCACGGGCGGACATAAAGTCATTAGAAACTGCCCTGAAACTTTATTACCTTGACAACCATATGTATCCAACAACAGAACAGGGCTTAAAAGCCCTTACGGACAAACCAACAACCGGACAGATTCCATGCTGCTGGAGAGACGGCGGCTATATAGAGGGCGGTCATATCCCAAAGGATCCATGGGATAATGATTATGTGTATATGAGTCCTGCGCCCGATGGAAAACCATATGTGATAATGTCTTATGGACCGAACGGTAAGCAGGGTGCTGCAGATAATAAGGGGGTAATAACAAACTGGGATGTGAATGAATAA
- a CDS encoding cytochrome b/b6 domain-containing protein, with amino-acid sequence MNSTAERLSKNQRIQHIILLVSMIILSLTGIVLKFHNNLFSKWLIRLEGGIWVRGLIHRTFAVILMLLVVYHAYWVVFTDEGHRELMNIKPRWKDVKDFFQKLAFNLGLSKKQPEFDKYNYFQKFQYWGVVFGTIIMIFTGMILWFVNLSMAVLPKWVIDLTLLVHGWDGVLIFIVLFLFHLYNVHLNPEDFPMSKTWLDGKISIERLKQDHKLEYEKIIKG; translated from the coding sequence ATGAATAGCACAGCAGAGCGGCTCTCTAAAAATCAACGAATACAACACATTATTCTCTTAGTTTCTATGATAATTTTATCGCTTACAGGTATTGTACTTAAATTTCACAATAACCTTTTTTCTAAATGGCTGATAAGGTTAGAAGGCGGTATTTGGGTAAGAGGATTGATTCATAGAACCTTTGCAGTAATTCTTATGCTGCTTGTTGTATATCATGCATACTGGGTGGTATTTACAGATGAGGGACATAGAGAACTGATGAACATAAAACCGCGGTGGAAAGACGTCAAGGATTTTTTTCAGAAGCTTGCATTCAATCTTGGGCTTTCTAAAAAGCAGCCGGAATTTGATAAGTATAATTATTTTCAAAAATTTCAGTACTGGGGTGTCGTTTTCGGTACAATTATTATGATTTTTACAGGGATGATCCTGTGGTTTGTAAATTTGTCTATGGCGGTATTACCCAAATGGGTAATAGACCTAACCCTACTTGTGCATGGATGGGATGGGGTTTTAATATTTATAGTTTTATTCCTTTTTCATCTTTACAATGTACACCTTAATCCAGAGGATTTCCCCATGAGTAAGACATGGCTTGATGGCAAGATATCTATAGAACGATTAAAGCAGGATCACAAACTCGAATATGAGAAAATTATTAAGGGATAG
- a CDS encoding prepilin-type N-terminal cleavage/methylation domain-containing protein: protein MNKFKQSAFTLIELTVVLFIILIVLALVIPRLMDLTGVELRTSAQRMASTIRYVYAKSAFSQGITYRIKFDLAKNEYWVEKCVPSLETNVCEWKYDTDVLGKPEKLPQGIKIKDIIINTDTVSSDATEVSVQVYPQGYMPYTLIHLEDDKGDVYSLEVNPFTGDVAIYDKYVEPPSS, encoded by the coding sequence ATGAATAAGTTTAAGCAAAGTGCGTTTACTCTTATAGAGCTAACGGTTGTATTGTTTATTATTTTGATAGTGTTGGCTCTTGTTATCCCGAGATTGATGGATTTAACAGGTGTAGAGCTAAGGACATCCGCACAGAGGATGGCATCAACTATAAGATATGTGTATGCAAAGTCAGCCTTCTCACAGGGAATAACATATCGTATAAAGTTTGATCTTGCAAAAAATGAATACTGGGTGGAAAAATGTGTACCATCTCTTGAGACCAATGTATGCGAATGGAAATATGATACTGATGTACTCGGTAAGCCCGAGAAACTTCCACAGGGCATAAAAATTAAAGATATAATTATAAATACAGACACAGTGAGCAGTGATGCTACTGAGGTTTCTGTTCAGGTTTATCCGCAGGGCTACATGCCGTACACACTTATTCATCTTGAAGACGATAAAGGCGATGTTTATTCCCTTGAGGTAAATCCTTTTACAGGAGATGTGGCAATATATGATAAATATGTCGAACCGCCATCATCTTGA
- the gspE gene encoding type II secretion system ATPase GspE — MKQKKLIGDILLEDKVIESQQLEEVLAYQKEKGGRLGELLLTKFKYIKEADLLKALSKQFDIEYIQNLSGIKIDRELIQKFPKTLSRRFAILPILRVDGFVKLAVSDPTNIESINDAELLLDAPVIPVIVSQHDIINAVNMYYDRVQESTEQMVDELEDANLDNIALELNEPEDLIDSTDEAPIIRLINSLLYEAIKKRASDIHIEPYETEIVIRYRIDGILYEVIKPPKRFQSSILSRVKIMAGMNIAEKRLPQDGRIRIKMSGKDIDIRASIIPTSFGERAVLRLLDRSSVLIGLNSIGLSEEKLHLLKQLIKRTSGIILVTGPTGSGKTTTLYSVLSTLNSSELNILTIEDPVEYQIKGIGQIQVNPKIELTFANGLRSILRQDPDVVLVGEIRDKETAEIAVQASLTGHLVFSTLHTNDAAGGITRLVDIGVEPFLVSSSVVAIIAQRLVRTICPDCKTAYKPDNDELLEIGIKAAQLQDGIIYKGEGCNNCVNTGYRGRTGIYEIMLVDEELRSMITKGIDSSTIKREAIKKGMTTLKQDGARKVIEGTTSIQEVLRVTQEEVTEVV, encoded by the coding sequence ATGAAGCAAAAAAAGCTTATAGGAGATATACTTCTTGAAGATAAGGTAATAGAATCACAACAGCTTGAAGAGGTCCTTGCCTATCAAAAAGAAAAAGGCGGCAGGCTTGGGGAATTGCTGTTAACCAAATTTAAATATATAAAAGAAGCGGATCTCTTAAAGGCACTTTCAAAACAGTTTGATATCGAATATATTCAGAATCTTTCAGGTATCAAGATTGATAGAGAGCTTATCCAGAAGTTTCCTAAAACCTTATCACGGCGATTTGCCATCTTACCCATTTTAAGGGTAGACGGTTTTGTAAAACTTGCTGTTTCGGATCCCACGAATATAGAAAGTATAAATGATGCGGAGCTATTGCTCGATGCCCCCGTTATTCCGGTGATCGTTTCCCAGCACGACATAATAAACGCTGTAAACATGTACTATGACAGGGTACAAGAGAGCACGGAGCAGATGGTTGATGAACTTGAGGATGCAAACCTTGACAATATCGCACTTGAGCTGAATGAACCTGAGGACCTTATTGATTCAACCGATGAAGCACCTATTATAAGGTTGATAAACTCGCTCCTGTACGAGGCTATAAAAAAAAGGGCAAGCGATATACATATAGAACCTTATGAGACTGAGATAGTCATCCGGTATAGGATAGACGGTATACTTTACGAGGTTATAAAGCCGCCGAAGCGTTTTCAATCGAGCATACTCTCAAGGGTTAAAATAATGGCGGGTATGAACATTGCTGAAAAAAGGCTGCCACAGGACGGAAGAATAAGAATAAAGATGTCCGGTAAGGACATAGATATCAGGGCATCTATTATCCCTACGTCATTTGGAGAGCGGGCTGTGTTAAGGCTGCTTGATCGGTCAAGCGTCCTCATAGGTCTTAACAGTATAGGCCTGAGTGAAGAGAAGCTGCATTTACTCAAACAGCTTATAAAAAGAACAAGCGGAATCATACTGGTAACAGGTCCAACGGGCAGTGGAAAAACAACAACTCTTTATTCTGTTTTATCAACACTTAATTCTTCAGAACTTAACATACTTACAATAGAGGATCCTGTGGAATATCAAATAAAAGGTATCGGCCAGATACAGGTGAACCCAAAAATAGAGCTTACATTTGCCAACGGACTAAGATCCATTCTAAGGCAGGACCCTGATGTAGTGCTTGTTGGTGAAATAAGAGATAAAGAAACGGCAGAAATTGCAGTACAGGCCTCCTTAACAGGTCATCTTGTGTTTTCAACGTTGCACACAAATGATGCAGCAGGAGGGATTACAAGGCTTGTAGATATAGGTGTTGAGCCATTCCTTGTATCTTCATCTGTTGTTGCAATTATAGCGCAGAGGCTTGTAAGGACAATATGTCCTGATTGCAAAACAGCATATAAACCGGATAATGACGAATTATTAGAGATTGGCATAAAAGCGGCTCAGTTACAAGACGGCATTATATATAAAGGGGAAGGGTGCAATAACTGTGTAAATACAGGTTATAGAGGCAGGACAGGCATTTATGAAATTATGCTTGTTGATGAAGAACTTCGTTCAATGATCACAAAAGGTATAGACTCTTCCACAATAAAACGTGAAGCCATTAAAAAGGGAATGACAACACTTAAACAGGATGGAGCAAGAAAGGTGATTGAAGGGACAACCAGCATTCAAGAGGTTCTGAGGGTTACACAGGAAGAGGTAACAGAGGTCGTTTAA